The Glycine soja cultivar W05 chromosome 8, ASM419377v2, whole genome shotgun sequence genome has a window encoding:
- the LOC114423428 gene encoding uncharacterized protein LOC114423428, translating into MDTEFKTIEASIMSMLGQLQSEGGILQRMVYKNKNQHRRGSYFQRLLKVRRDLRLLQLANLEELVTSCLLVIKEDRPKQKLHLLESLKRRKCHNEKHNFMERLLGVAHLLVEMVEPILKAASEVSVLFAQSFFMGFSVTIMALLARLRVLVQQILLDVVSLFNMVSILSIKKQSIKTTHNETEVFRDFYPVSDDFVTLECVWKSDKFILLERKHKRVNESQAVDSGGIVFVQTSNVNYNCIVSFLGDDRLVPKRVADVAAKKDPCHINDKSTDLLIGSSPNDDKETIYNDEGENQGITKASINKSLPEVGLHALSPSTTNDKLHSCRRRWHLSQSRILH; encoded by the exons ATGGATACAGAATTCAAAACAATTGAGGCAAGCATAATGTCTATGCTTGGCCAACTCCAATCTGAGGGTGGCATCCTACAAAGAATGGTATACAAGAATAAGAACCAGCACCGACGCGGTTCCTATTTCCAGCGTCTTTTGAAG GTAAGGAGGGATTTAAGGCTGCTGCAATTGGCAAACTTGGAGGAGCTTGTAACATCATGTTTGCTTGTTATCAAAGAAGATAGACCAAAACAGAAGCTTCATCTTTTAGAGAG cttaaaaaggagaaaatgtcaTAATGAAAAGCATAATTTTATGGAGCGTCTGTTAGGTGTTGCACACTTACTAGTAGAG ATGGTTGAACCAATACTGAAGGCTGCATC TGAGGTATCTGTATTGTTTGCTCAATCTTTTTTTATGGGATTTTCTGTGACAATTATGGCTTTGCTTGCACGTCTCCGAGTTCTGGTTCAACAA ATATTACTTGATGTTGTTTCATTGTTCAACATGGTTTCTATACTCTCTATAAAGAAGCAATCAATAAAAACAACTCACAATGAAACCGAG GTTTTTAGAGATTTCTACCCTGTTAGTGATGATTTTGTTACATTAGAATGTGTTTGGAAATCAGACAAGTTTATATTACTCGAGAGGAAGCATAAAAGGGTGAATGAAAGTCAAGCTGTGGACTCTGGTGGAATTGTTTTTGTCCAAACATCAAAtgttaattataattgtatcGTGTCTTTTCTTGGGG ATGATCGGTTAGTCCCAAAGAGAGTAGCAGATGTTGCTGCCAAAAAAGATCCCTGTCATATCAATGATAAGAGTACTGATTTGTTGATTGGCTCATCACCAAATGATGATAAGGAGACTATATAtaatgatgaaggagaaaatCAAGGCATCACGAAAGCCTCCATCAACAAATCTTTACCAGAGGTTGGTTTGCATGCATTATCGCCGTCTACTACCAATGATAAACTTCATTCTTGTCGAAGAAGGTGGCATTTGTCTCAATCAAGAATCTTACACTAA